The proteins below are encoded in one region of Candidatus Thiodiazotropha sp. LNASS1:
- a CDS encoding lipase maturation factor family protein: MNQFKATMSRLFQPAADQRLVSWLFLRLLALVYLAAFASLSAQITGLVGESGILPLSEHFSLAGEYYGEKARLWFPSIFWITGTSDLALKSVSLLGILFSLILLFGRWQRLTLILLFLLYLSLYHAGQIFTNFQWDTLLLETGFLAIFLVGGGNLLLIFLFDWLLFRLRFMSGLFKLVSGDPSWSGLTALNHYFETQPLPHIGAWYAHQLPELFLKAGVILTLFSELLVPFLIFFPRRFRYFAAGTTILMQLLIIATSNHNFINLLTIILCLFLLHDPLLKRMLPASLQERIETPVQSPGRLRTVLIVTASLLIVPASLISFGANIVRTQAVPTVIQDFSKTVQRFGIGHIFHIFPTMQTERHELVIQGSNDGQLWQTYDFKYKPGDPTRAPGMIIPHQPRLDWMIWFVPTQQPLQMNWFGRFVERLHQGSETVTALLEHNPFPDDPPRYLRVDSFEYRFTSVEEREQSGSWWHMEYQGLFPKVAPRIP; encoded by the coding sequence ATGAATCAGTTCAAAGCCACCATGTCCCGGCTGTTTCAACCTGCCGCTGATCAGCGATTGGTGAGCTGGTTGTTTCTGCGTCTGCTGGCCCTTGTCTATCTGGCGGCCTTTGCCTCCCTGTCGGCGCAGATCACCGGCTTGGTTGGTGAATCGGGCATCCTGCCGCTAAGTGAACATTTTAGTCTGGCTGGGGAATATTATGGGGAGAAAGCCCGGTTATGGTTTCCATCCATCTTCTGGATAACGGGGACCAGTGACCTGGCTCTAAAGAGCGTGAGCCTGCTGGGTATTCTGTTCTCATTGATCCTGCTGTTTGGTCGTTGGCAGAGATTGACACTTATACTGCTGTTTCTGCTCTATCTCTCGCTTTATCACGCCGGGCAGATTTTCACCAACTTTCAATGGGACACGCTGTTGTTGGAAACGGGATTTCTCGCAATTTTCTTAGTGGGTGGGGGAAATCTGTTACTGATATTCTTGTTCGATTGGCTGTTATTTCGATTGCGTTTCATGTCCGGTCTCTTCAAATTGGTCAGCGGCGATCCATCCTGGTCAGGTTTGACAGCCCTTAACCACTACTTTGAAACACAACCACTACCACATATCGGCGCCTGGTACGCCCATCAGCTGCCGGAACTGTTCCTCAAAGCCGGCGTGATTCTGACCCTGTTCAGTGAGCTGCTGGTACCCTTCCTGATCTTTTTTCCGCGTCGTTTCCGTTACTTTGCAGCCGGCACCACTATCCTGATGCAACTGCTGATCATCGCTACCAGCAATCACAATTTCATCAATCTGCTGACTATCATTTTGTGCCTGTTTCTACTGCACGATCCATTGTTGAAACGGATGCTTCCTGCCTCACTCCAAGAGCGGATTGAAACGCCTGTTCAATCACCAGGACGATTACGGACAGTTCTGATCGTCACCGCTTCGCTACTCATCGTGCCAGCCAGCCTGATCAGTTTTGGCGCTAATATTGTTCGTACCCAGGCAGTGCCAACAGTGATTCAGGACTTTAGTAAAACTGTGCAACGGTTCGGTATCGGCCATATCTTCCACATCTTTCCCACCATGCAGACCGAGAGACATGAGCTTGTCATTCAGGGATCTAATGATGGTCAATTGTGGCAGACCTATGACTTTAAATATAAACCCGGTGATCCAACCCGGGCGCCCGGCATGATCATCCCCCATCAGCCACGACTCGACTGGATGATCTGGTTCGTACCCACTCAACAACCGTTACAAATGAATTGGTTCGGCCGCTTTGTAGAACGGTTGCACCAGGGTTCGGAGACAGTCACGGCACTACTGGAGCATAATCCCTTCCCCGATGACCCTCCACGGTACCTTCGGGTGGACAGCTTCGAATACCGCTTCACTAGCGTCGAAGAGCGGGAGCAAAGCGGTAGTTGGTGGCATATGGAGTATCAGGGGTTGTTCCCAAAGGTGGCGCCGAGGATACCCTAG
- the cysC gene encoding adenylyl-sulfate kinase, whose translation MDDNIYWHHATVTRERREKMNLHRAKLLWFTGLSGSGKSTLAHALEERLHQRGCRTYVFDGDNVRHGLCRDLGFNIEDRTENIRRIGEMSKLFVDAGTIALTAFISPIRKDRDNVRRLFQENDFIEVYVKASIETCESRDVKGLYKKARAGEIPDFTGISSPYEIPENPEIVIDTEDRDIDECIDSLLESLESLDVIPTMVV comes from the coding sequence ATGGATGATAATATCTATTGGCACCATGCCACCGTCACCCGGGAACGACGGGAAAAGATGAATCTGCACCGGGCTAAACTGCTCTGGTTCACCGGTCTCTCGGGTTCCGGCAAGTCCACCCTGGCGCATGCCCTGGAGGAACGACTTCACCAACGTGGATGCAGGACTTATGTCTTTGACGGCGATAACGTAAGACATGGCCTCTGCCGGGATCTTGGTTTTAACATCGAGGACCGCACAGAAAACATACGACGGATTGGCGAAATGTCGAAGCTGTTTGTCGATGCTGGAACCATCGCACTGACTGCATTTATCTCTCCCATACGCAAAGACAGAGATAACGTACGCCGACTTTTTCAAGAGAACGATTTTATCGAAGTCTATGTGAAAGCATCGATAGAAACCTGTGAATCACGGGATGTGAAGGGACTCTACAAAAAGGCACGGGCGGGCGAGATCCCCGACTTCACAGGCATCTCATCCCCTTATGAGATACCGGAGAATCCTGAAATCGTCATCGATACGGAGGACCGGGATATCGATGAGTGCATTGACTCATTGTTGGAATCACTGGAGTCTCTCGATGTGATTCCAACTATGGTGGTATGA
- a CDS encoding AAA family ATPase, translating to MFESYYKLDANPFRLSADERFRFAHKNYLKAWSYLVYALEQGEGFIMVTGRPGSGKTTLIRDILSEVDKSKILAINLVTNQLQAEELLRKVALEYGLPAESFNKATLLTSIEDFVTKEYLAGRRAVIVIDEAQNLTLNGLEELRLLSNLQTGSHPLFQIFLIGQDDLRSLILSPEMEQIRQRMIASCQIETMDLQQTEGYIEHRLGIVGWNQDPVFDEAIFPLIHYLSDGIPRKINHIVSRLLLYGALEEKHELTEDDVWIVARELFDEERLSIQSGDSFTTFKDKYGQLENPRSEPSEPGSEIESIELPQTVDTESVGITEPDTGVFEESEARLATEPDAASDTDTDTEAEAEVKGESESELEADAESSIEQETEEAKDSVTETEDAEHISEFYPYGEDLVDSDFSSEKGKLSSDESDVALLNDEAERLVQPITTEQASVTSAKDYVNESDMDALTSKLLKEGDIKVEDASAENTETNPEDILNLPSMQAERRKHEIDEKGGLINTAETLEVEDLFTGTFGKSLRNIFFLVLAGFFFLALFVIKPERIDQAWNGTVDKLQSMINPTEDGRETDPPSAGNGQQIPETDESLPLQIDADSSIETSAEPEVIETVPEKVETSAEPNLVIVDTEADKTKAISDVESDVETSPSLENIESTIVTADPVERASKDYIATQSRYQKIEIGEGTKETIDIIPTIRKFQIYFEFDNPKIPDQFKDMLNDLYIVLSLNKASIMTITGYTDASGDPIYNMRLSVERANAVSNYFTERGISSERIQVEGRGPVPKSTTDEHEELDKRFGNRRVEIVLREDGE from the coding sequence ATGTTTGAATCGTATTACAAATTAGACGCAAATCCATTCCGGTTGAGTGCCGATGAGCGGTTCAGATTTGCACATAAAAACTACCTGAAGGCGTGGTCATACCTGGTATATGCCTTGGAGCAGGGTGAAGGTTTCATCATGGTCACCGGCAGGCCGGGTTCAGGCAAGACAACACTGATTCGCGACATTTTGTCGGAAGTCGACAAATCGAAAATTCTGGCAATCAACCTGGTTACCAATCAATTACAAGCTGAAGAACTGCTGCGAAAGGTGGCCTTGGAGTACGGGTTACCTGCTGAAAGCTTTAATAAGGCCACGCTGCTGACGAGTATCGAGGATTTTGTCACCAAAGAGTATCTGGCGGGCAGGCGGGCCGTCATCGTCATTGACGAGGCTCAGAATCTTACCCTGAATGGTCTTGAAGAGCTTCGTCTGCTCTCCAATCTTCAAACCGGGAGTCACCCGCTTTTCCAGATATTTCTCATCGGTCAGGATGATCTTCGGTCGCTTATTCTGAGCCCGGAAATGGAGCAGATTCGTCAGCGGATGATTGCTAGCTGTCAAATCGAAACCATGGATCTGCAACAGACAGAGGGCTATATCGAACATAGGCTCGGTATTGTCGGTTGGAATCAGGACCCAGTGTTTGATGAGGCGATTTTTCCGCTCATACACTATTTGTCTGATGGCATACCGAGAAAGATCAATCATATTGTCAGTCGATTACTCCTCTACGGCGCATTGGAGGAGAAGCATGAGTTGACAGAAGATGATGTATGGATTGTCGCCAGAGAGTTGTTTGATGAGGAGCGTCTGTCCATTCAGAGTGGCGACTCCTTTACCACATTCAAGGATAAATATGGCCAGCTTGAAAATCCCCGGTCAGAGCCATCCGAACCTGGCTCGGAGATAGAGAGTATTGAACTCCCGCAAACTGTTGATACTGAGAGTGTCGGCATTACCGAGCCCGATACTGGGGTTTTCGAGGAGAGTGAAGCCAGGTTGGCGACTGAGCCTGATGCAGCGTCAGATACAGATACAGATACAGAGGCAGAGGCAGAGGTGAAAGGTGAATCCGAATCCGAGCTAGAAGCAGATGCTGAGTCGAGTATCGAACAGGAGACAGAAGAAGCCAAAGATTCCGTGACAGAAACAGAGGATGCAGAGCATATATCGGAATTCTATCCCTATGGAGAGGACCTGGTCGACTCTGACTTCTCATCCGAAAAGGGGAAACTATCTTCAGATGAATCTGATGTAGCGCTCTTAAATGATGAAGCAGAACGTCTTGTCCAACCGATAACCACAGAGCAAGCATCAGTAACCTCTGCAAAGGATTACGTCAATGAGTCTGATATGGATGCGTTGACATCGAAGTTACTCAAAGAGGGCGATATCAAAGTAGAAGATGCGTCTGCAGAGAACACTGAAACCAATCCAGAGGATATCCTCAACCTGCCATCCATGCAGGCAGAAAGACGTAAACACGAAATTGATGAAAAGGGGGGATTGATCAACACGGCTGAGACGCTTGAGGTTGAAGATCTGTTTACCGGTACCTTTGGTAAATCGTTACGCAATATTTTCTTTCTTGTGTTAGCAGGATTCTTCTTTTTAGCACTGTTTGTCATCAAACCTGAGCGCATTGATCAGGCCTGGAATGGGACAGTCGACAAGCTGCAGTCGATGATCAACCCGACAGAAGATGGGCGTGAGACGGACCCGCCCTCTGCTGGGAATGGGCAGCAAATACCTGAAACAGATGAAAGTCTGCCCCTTCAGATCGATGCAGATTCCAGTATCGAGACTTCGGCAGAACCCGAGGTGATTGAAACAGTACCGGAGAAAGTCGAAACCAGCGCAGAGCCAAATCTTGTGATTGTTGATACGGAAGCGGATAAAACAAAAGCAATATCAGATGTTGAGAGTGATGTTGAAACGAGCCCATCCTTGGAAAACATAGAGTCGACAATCGTGACGGCGGATCCCGTTGAAAGGGCCAGCAAAGACTATATTGCAACCCAGTCGAGATATCAAAAAATTGAGATTGGTGAAGGCACAAAGGAAACAATAGACATTATCCCCACTATTCGGAAGTTTCAGATCTACTTTGAATTTGATAATCCAAAAATACCTGATCAATTCAAGGATATGTTGAATGACCTCTATATCGTCCTCTCGCTAAACAAGGCATCCATAATGACTATTACGGGGTATACGGATGCAAGCGGTGATCCCATCTACAACATGCGTCTGTCGGTAGAGCGTGCAAATGCTGTATCCAACTACTTCACGGAAAGGGGTATCAGCTCAGAGCGTATTCAGGTCGAAGGCAGGGGCCCAGTACCGAAATCGACGACAGATGAACATGAAGAGCTGGATAAACGGTTCGGCAACAGGCGTGTAGAAATCGTATTACGCGAAGACGGTGAATAG
- a CDS encoding undecaprenyl-phosphate glucose phosphotransferase — protein sequence MIAVALEERDLLEVKQSDRSLLQRRNSLTTSLQAFLDGLAVVILILALPLLFHGKLTSHYIILALALLGSMSVIYDRMNIYRHHGTMTKKAFKLFKAWSSAFAFLLLLAFVTKYTETYSRAVVLLLFVLGYLAQVSLHFGFRLIQRHMVSQETNTRALIIGCGALANHLYDRINSNPWMPEEVVGVVSATDCDDTTDHSGRSAMPVVGRLEDINRLIRVYDIQTIYIAVSLDSSPMIQQIYFELLNENVNIHWAPNIFALNLINHSVKELAGIPILTLSETPLIGSHLLIKAIEDRVLALMFLILASPIMLITAILIKVESPGPIFFRQERTGWDGKHFRIWKFRSMRLHTEKDGIVKQATRDDPRITRIGRFIRRTSIDELPQLLNVLAGQMSLVGPRPHALQHNLEYSKRIEAYLARHRIKPGITGLAQIRGFRGETKELKQMEKRVKYDLEYINNWSLWLDLSILLRTPFNLKNDNAY from the coding sequence TTGATCGCAGTAGCTCTGGAGGAGAGGGATTTGCTCGAGGTCAAACAATCTGATCGGTCACTGCTACAGCGCCGCAATAGCCTGACCACTTCGCTTCAGGCCTTCCTCGACGGCCTGGCTGTGGTGATTTTAATTCTTGCCCTGCCACTCTTATTTCATGGCAAGCTGACCTCTCACTACATCATACTGGCCCTGGCGTTGCTGGGTAGCATGTCGGTGATCTATGACAGGATGAACATATACCGTCATCACGGTACGATGACGAAAAAGGCCTTCAAGCTTTTCAAGGCATGGAGCAGTGCCTTCGCCTTCCTGCTCTTGTTGGCGTTTGTCACCAAATATACCGAAACATACTCCAGGGCGGTGGTGCTGCTGCTCTTTGTATTGGGTTATCTCGCCCAGGTCAGCCTCCATTTCGGGTTCAGATTGATACAGCGGCACATGGTCTCGCAGGAGACCAACACTAGGGCGTTGATCATTGGCTGCGGCGCACTGGCAAACCATTTGTACGACCGCATCAACAGCAATCCGTGGATGCCTGAAGAGGTTGTCGGTGTGGTATCCGCCACGGATTGCGACGACACAACCGATCATTCAGGCCGGTCAGCCATGCCTGTTGTCGGCAGGTTGGAAGATATAAATCGGTTGATCAGAGTTTACGATATCCAGACCATCTATATCGCCGTATCGCTGGATAGTTCACCGATGATCCAGCAAATCTATTTCGAGCTGTTGAATGAAAATGTCAATATTCACTGGGCACCGAATATATTTGCATTGAATCTGATTAACCATAGCGTAAAGGAATTGGCAGGCATACCGATCCTAACTCTGTCGGAAACCCCATTGATCGGTTCTCACCTTTTGATCAAGGCGATAGAGGACCGCGTATTAGCGTTGATGTTTCTGATTCTAGCCAGCCCGATCATGTTGATCACCGCGATCCTGATAAAGGTTGAATCCCCCGGCCCGATCTTTTTCAGGCAGGAACGCACCGGCTGGGATGGAAAGCACTTCAGGATCTGGAAGTTCCGCAGCATGAGGTTGCATACCGAGAAGGATGGGATAGTGAAACAAGCGACCCGTGATGACCCGCGCATCACCCGCATTGGCCGATTCATACGCCGCACCAGCATCGATGAACTGCCTCAACTGCTTAACGTCTTGGCGGGTCAGATGTCGCTTGTCGGTCCCAGACCTCATGCACTCCAGCACAATCTGGAGTATTCAAAACGAATCGAGGCCTATCTGGCACGACATCGTATCAAGCCAGGGATTACCGGGTTGGCTCAGATTCGGGGATTTCGAGGAGAGACCAAAGAACTAAAGCAGATGGAGAAACGGGTCAAATATGATTTGGAGTACATCAACAACTGGTCTTTGTGGCTTGATCTGTCTATTTTACTGAGGACCCCATTCAATCTCAAAAATGACAATGCCTACTGA
- a CDS encoding SDR family oxidoreductase has translation MTNKSVAIVTGANRGLGLETSRQLARLGHHVLMTSRNEVDGQAAQQMLLNEGLDVSYHPLDVRSEASVLAVVQHFRQHHKRLQILVNNAGIFPDPSPEDSESSVFNAEIENILNGFDTNTLGPLRLCQALIPLMDGEGCVVNVSSGMGQLSEMGGCCPSYRLSKTALNALTRIFSEELKQTQIKINSICPGWVRTDMGGKEATLSIPEGVEGIIWAATLADDGPSGGFFRFGKPIEW, from the coding sequence ATGACAAATAAATCCGTTGCTATCGTGACAGGTGCCAACCGCGGGCTTGGATTGGAGACCAGCCGTCAATTGGCCAGGCTTGGTCACCATGTTCTTATGACCAGCCGAAATGAGGTCGATGGACAGGCCGCTCAACAGATGCTGTTAAACGAAGGTCTGGATGTCTCCTACCACCCGTTGGATGTTCGCAGTGAAGCCTCCGTACTGGCTGTGGTGCAACATTTCCGGCAACATCACAAACGACTGCAGATCTTGGTCAATAACGCAGGTATATTTCCCGACCCTTCCCCAGAGGATTCAGAAAGCAGTGTCTTCAATGCCGAAATCGAGAACATTCTCAATGGCTTCGATACGAATACGCTTGGTCCGTTAAGGCTTTGCCAGGCACTCATCCCGCTTATGGATGGAGAAGGGTGTGTGGTCAATGTCTCATCCGGCATGGGACAACTCAGTGAAATGGGGGGGTGCTGTCCATCCTATCGGTTATCGAAGACAGCGCTCAATGCATTGACCCGAATTTTCTCCGAGGAGCTGAAGCAGACGCAGATAAAAATCAATTCCATATGCCCCGGTTGGGTGCGGACAGATATGGGAGGAAAAGAGGCAACCCTGTCTATTCCTGAAGGTGTGGAAGGTATAATCTGGGCGGCCACTTTAGCGGATGATGGGCCGAGTGGAGGTTTTTTCCGGTTTGGTAAACCCATTGAATGGTAG
- a CDS encoding YceH family protein: MKVEITPLEARVVGCLLEKEVTTPDQYPLSLAALTNACNQKSSRDPVLQLQEVEVQSLLDELMKKHLVSDRTGFGSRVAKYQHRFCNTGFGALEFSTQELGLICVLLLRGPQTPGELRGRTNRLCQFSDVQEVESVLNGLMQRADGPFVVRLAREPGRRESRYAHLFCGDVEEDSEANEPDSMERGQEAGQASRIEQFEAVLNEMRREIKNLKARVDELELHRN, from the coding sequence ATGAAAGTAGAGATCACACCTTTAGAGGCACGGGTAGTGGGTTGCCTGCTTGAAAAAGAGGTCACCACGCCTGACCAGTATCCACTCTCTCTTGCGGCTCTCACCAATGCATGCAACCAGAAAAGCAGTCGTGATCCCGTGCTGCAGTTGCAAGAGGTAGAGGTTCAGAGTCTGCTCGATGAGTTGATGAAAAAGCATCTTGTCAGCGATCGAACCGGGTTTGGCAGTCGTGTGGCTAAATATCAACATCGATTTTGCAATACCGGTTTTGGCGCGCTTGAATTCTCAACCCAGGAGTTGGGGCTTATCTGTGTGTTATTGCTGAGGGGCCCACAGACACCTGGCGAGTTACGCGGCCGTACCAATCGATTGTGCCAATTCTCCGACGTACAAGAGGTGGAGTCGGTACTGAACGGATTGATGCAACGGGCGGATGGGCCTTTTGTGGTGCGTCTTGCACGTGAACCCGGCAGACGCGAATCGCGCTATGCACATCTGTTTTGCGGCGATGTGGAGGAAGATAGTGAAGCGAACGAGCCGGATAGCATGGAAAGGGGTCAGGAGGCAGGCCAAGCGTCTCGAATCGAGCAGTTCGAAGCGGTACTGAATGAGATGCGTAGAGAGATTAAAAATCTCAAGGCACGGGTCGATGAATTGGAGTTACACCGCAATTGA
- a CDS encoding ArsC family reductase, with the protein MMVKLYGIPNCDTMKKARRWLDEHGIAYQFHDYKKVGVDEKLLRQWVARVGWEALLNRRGMMWRKLDDSVKAEINEENAIRIMLETPSIIKRPVLETDKTLNVGFTEEAYSRLFS; encoded by the coding sequence ATGATGGTAAAACTTTACGGCATACCTAATTGCGATACGATGAAAAAGGCCCGTCGATGGCTGGATGAACACGGCATCGCCTATCAGTTTCACGACTATAAAAAAGTCGGGGTCGATGAAAAACTGCTACGCCAATGGGTCGCTAGGGTTGGCTGGGAGGCCCTGCTCAACCGTCGCGGTATGATGTGGCGTAAACTGGACGATAGCGTGAAGGCTGAAATCAATGAAGAGAATGCCATTCGCATCATGTTGGAGACGCCATCAATCATCAAACGACCGGTACTCGAGACAGATAAAACGCTGAATGTGGGATTCACGGAGGAGGCCTATTCCAGGCTATTCAGTTAG